In the genome of Aspergillus luchuensis IFO 4308 DNA, chromosome 2, nearly complete sequence, one region contains:
- the SUA7 gene encoding transcription factor SUA7 (BUSCO:EOG09262PAY;~COG:K;~EggNog:ENOG410PIN2;~InterPro:IPR013150,IPR036915,IPR023486,IPR000812, IPR013137,IPR013763;~PFAM:PF00382,PF08271;~go_function: GO:0017025 - TBP-class protein binding [Evidence IEA];~go_process: GO:0006352 - DNA-templated transcription, initiation [Evidence IEA];~go_process: GO:0070897 - transcription preinitiation complex assembly [Evidence IEA]) gives MAAVSPAAARAEPGQWKKNLSAHVICPECKEVPPNLEFPGSHETVCGSCGLVLADREIDMHSEWRTFSNDDQNNDDPSRVGDAMNPLLNGDQLETQIASGGSGRVRDLYRAQNKQSSEKANKALLAAYKEIGALCDGFNIQKNVADTAKYLFKIVDDAKAFKGKSQDVIIAGCIFIACRQCKVPRTFTEIFAVTKVTRKEIGRIYKALEKFFTAQNLERINAVVSSGGVPDPNDTYTATTSTKPSDLCNRFCNLLDLPFQVTSVSSALSDRVTTMGDLAGRSPLSIVAACIYMASYLMGHGKSAKEISQVAHVSDGTIRGAYKQLYAERERLIDPEWIKDGKGDLKNLPNS, from the coding sequence ATGGCTGCCGTTTCCCCTGCTGCCGCTAGGGCCGAGCCAggccaatggaagaagaaccttTCGGCCCACGTCATTTGCCCCGAGTGCAAAGAAGTGCCCCCTAATCTGGAGTTTCCTGGTTCCCATGAAACTGTTTGCGGCTCATGTGGCCTGGTCCTCGCTGATCGGGAAATCGACATGCACTCTGAATGGCGTACATTCTCCAACGACGATCAGAACAACGACGACCCTTCTCGTGTTGGAGATGCTATGAACCCGCTTCTCAACGGTGATCAGCTGGAGACCCAGATTGCTAGTGGTGGGTCGGGCCGCGTTCGCGATCTTTACCGGGCTCAGAACAAGCAGTCAAGTGAAAAGGCAAACAAAGCTCTTCTGGCAGCCTACAAGGAGATCGGTGCTCTCTGTGATGGTTTCAACATCCAGAAGAACGTGGCAGACACAGCGAAATACCTCTTTAAGATTGTGGACGATGCCAAGGCATTCAAGGGAAAGTCTCAGGATGTGATCATTGCAGGCTGTATTTTTATCGCCTGTCGCCAGTGCAAGGTGCCACGTACCTTCACTGAGATCTTCGCGGTGACCAAGGTTACGAGGAAAGAAATTGGGCGTATTTACAAGGCTTTGGAGAAGTTCTTCACTGCGCAGAACCTCGAGCGGATCAACGCTGTGGTCTCAAGCGGAGGTGTCCCTGATCCCAACGACACATACACCGccaccacttccaccaaGCCTAGTGACCTTTGCAACCGTTTCTGTAACCTGTTGGATCTGCCCTTCCAGGTTACTAGCGTCTCCTCTGCTCTATCCGATCGCGTGACAACGATGGGAGATTTGGCTGGACGTTCTCCCCTGTCCATTGTGGCAGCCTGCATATACATGGCTTCGTACCTGATGGGACATGGCAAGAGCGCCAAGGAGATATCTCAGGTGGCCCATGTCAGCGATGGTACGATCCGCGGTGCTTACAAGCAGCTATATGCTGAAAGAGAACGCCTGATCGATCCCGAGTGGATCAAAGATGGAAAGGGTGACTTGAAGAACCTGCCTAATAGTTAA